The Natronoglycomyces albus genome has a segment encoding these proteins:
- a CDS encoding ATP-binding cassette domain-containing protein, translating into MKPLIAKDLSQGYGTSTVFDGLNLDVPAGVTGLLGPNGAGKTTLLQTLATVRPPRAGSLEIRGLDATVPASLPQIRSSIGYLPQEFGYPRGFSIHEFVLYCAWLRGVDRARRDELVAQAIRAVDLHEDSKRKMHKLSGGMRQRCGIAATIVGDPALVILDEPTVGLDPMQRIAFRDILTSLPNRDDTCVILSTHLVEDIATTCDSVAVMDGGRIIYFGSVDDFASTAESGAPGSSELERAYSSAIARNEVA; encoded by the coding sequence ATGAAACCCCTCATCGCAAAAGATCTAAGCCAGGGATATGGCACGAGCACCGTATTCGACGGGCTCAACTTGGACGTGCCCGCCGGAGTGACGGGCCTACTGGGGCCAAACGGTGCTGGAAAGACCACCTTGCTGCAAACCTTGGCCACCGTTCGCCCTCCTCGTGCCGGCAGCTTGGAAATACGTGGCCTTGACGCCACTGTCCCGGCCTCATTGCCCCAGATTCGTAGCTCTATCGGTTACTTGCCACAAGAGTTCGGCTATCCGCGCGGATTCAGCATTCACGAATTCGTCTTGTATTGCGCCTGGCTGCGCGGGGTCGACCGCGCCCGTCGAGATGAGTTGGTCGCTCAGGCAATCCGGGCCGTCGACCTGCACGAGGACTCAAAACGCAAGATGCACAAGCTTTCCGGCGGAATGCGGCAACGCTGTGGGATCGCGGCAACTATTGTCGGCGACCCCGCCCTAGTGATTCTCGATGAACCGACCGTCGGTCTTGACCCGATGCAGCGCATAGCCTTTCGCGACATTCTCACCTCCTTGCCCAATCGCGACGACACCTGCGTGATTCTCAGTACTCACCTGGTCGAAGACATAGCGACCACCTGCGACTCAGTAGCGGTCATGGACGGTGGTCGCATCATCTATTTCGGCTCAGTGGACGATTTCGCCTCCACCGCCGAGTCTGGGGCTCCGGGAAGTAGCGAACTAGAGCGCGCGTACTCCTCGGCGATTGCTCGAAACGAGGTCGCATGA